In Phycisphaerae bacterium RAS2, the DNA window AATTGATGTCCTACTCGGTCTATGCCAACCACCGCGTGCCGTTTGACGTGCTGCACGAGGATGCCGCGCTGTTAGCGGTTAATAAGCCCGCCGGCGTCGTCACGCAGCCCGGCAAGGGGCACGAGCGAGACAGTCTTCTGAACGGACTTTTTACGCGATATGGCAATGCACTTCAGAACCTCGGTGAAGACCGCGGCTGGGGATTGCTGCATCGGCTGGACCGCGATACGTCGGGGCTAGTTCTCGTGGCGCTGCGCATTCGATCGTACGAACATCTGCTGGATCAATTCAAGCGGCGATTGGTGAAAAAAACCTATTACGCGATCGTGAGCGGGGTGCCGCGAACCCGGCAGGGCGTCGTCCAGTTGCCCATCGCGGAGGTCGTCGGCACGCGCAAGCGCGCGGTCGCCCGGCGCGACGGCAAGCAGGCGATCACAGCTTACCGCGTGCTCGATTCGCAGCCGCAGGCGTCGCTGATCGAGGCCATGCCCAAGACCGGCCGCCTGCACCAGATTCGATTGCACATGGCGGAGCTGGGCCATCCGGTGCTGGGCGATGAGATGTATGGGTTGTCGCGCAGCAAGGCATCGGCGGCCCCGCAGATGCGGTTGTGTCTTCACGCCGCCGGACTGTCATTCATTCACCCCGAAGAGGGCCGGCGCATGAATGTGGCGTGCGCGGTTCCGGGAGATTTTCTTGCGCAATGCAAGCGGCTGGGACTGACTTTTCCACAAACGTAACAATTGCACGCGGCCAATAGGGTGGCTGTCGCGTCTTCGGACCCGACCTACGGTGATTGCCGTAATTGTGAGCGTGGCCGATCTTCAGCGACTTTCGGACAGGATCTTGTGCAGCTTCTTGAGGGCTTCGGCCTCGATCTGCCGCACGCGCTCGCGCGTCAGGCCGATCTTCGCGCCGATGTCCTTGAGGGTCATCGGCTCGGTGTCGTCCAGGCCGTAGCGCAGCTTGAGAATGGTCGCCTCGCGGTCGTTGTCGAGACTGGCGACGAGGTCCTGGAGTTTCTGAATTTCCGATTCGTCGAACAGTTCCTCGCCCGGTTCGGCGGTTTTCTCGTCGGGGAGCATTTCGGAGAGCAGCAAGCCGCCGTCGGAGGAGGCGGATTGCGTCGGCGCGGCGTAGGCCTTGAGCGCGCGCTTGATGATTTTCACCTTGCGTTCCGGCAGTTCAAGCCGTTCGGCGATTTCCTGCATGGTCGGCGTGCGGCCCAATGATTCGTTTAATTCGGTGTGCGCCTGTTTCCAGCGGGCGATCAGTTCCACCATGTACGCCGGAATGTGAACCGGCTGAACGGCGTTGATCAGCGCGCGTTTGATCGCCTGCTTGATCCACCAGCTTGCGTAGGTGCTGAAGCGCGAGCCCATGTCGGGGTCGAATCCCTCGACGGCGCGCATCAGGCCCAGGTTGCCTTCCTCGATCAGGTCTGCCAGCGGCATGCCGCGATTGGAATAACCCTTGGCGATGTTCACGACGAGGCGCAGATTCGAGCGAATCATGCGCTCGCGCGCCGCATTCCCCTCGGCTTCGAGCTTGTCTTTTTCCGTCAGCGCCAGTTCACCCCGCGCGAACTTGGCCGAGGCCGCCATGCCGCGGGCGATGGCACGCGCGAACTGCTTCTCCTCGTCGGCCGTGAGCAACGGCGAGTCGTTAATCTGCTTGAGGTACTGGTGCAGTCCCGGTTCGATTGGAATGACGGCGGCCTCCCAGATGCTTCCGGTCCTCGGACCGGACAAACTCCACCGGCCACCACAGCAGGCAGCCGAAGTCACAGGGCGGATGACGCGAACCTCCGCGCGAATCGGCCCTCTCGGTTGACGAATCTATCGGCGCACCCGGTGGTCGAAATCGGCTAATCCCTTTGCGACCGCAACGGGCCGCCGAACCGAGAAAGCCGGCGATGGATGCGGGCGTTTCTCGGACCGAATCGGCGAGCGCGCAAAAGCAAGACCCATCGGCCGTGTTCGTTTACGGACGAACCCGGTCCATTGAGTATAGTCGCGCGATCGAGTTACTCGGCCTTTTCGTCGGATGAATCGCCGGACTTCTGTGCATCGGAGAGGAAGGCCGTGCCGTCGATGATGCCGGTGGTTTCCTCGCCGGTGCTTCCATGCAGACCGCCGCGGCGCTGCTTGGGCGCGCCGCCCGGTTTGCCCTCTTCGGTGCCGCCGTCGGAGGCCCAATCGGCACGCTTCTTGGAGAGGCCGATCTTGCGGTCTTGTGTATCGACGCGGAGGATTTTGACCTCGATCTCCTGGCCGATCTCGACTTCCTGATGCGGGTCGTCGATGCGGTGATCGGTCAGTTCCGACACGTGGAGCAGACCTTCGAGGTCCTGTTCCAGCTCGACGAACACGCCGAAGTTGGTGATCTTGGTCACCTTGCCCTTGACGATCATGCCCGGAACGTACCGATCGGGGACGGCATGCAGCCACGGGTCCTCGGTGAGCTGCTTGAGGCCCAGGGCGATACGCTGTTTCTCCTGATCGACGCTGATGACGACGCACTTGATGTCGTCGCCTTTCTTGAGCATCTCGCTCGGATGGCTGACCTTCTTGGTCCAGCTCATGTCGGAGACGTGCAGCAGGCCGTCGATGCCTTCCTCAATCTCGATGAAGGCGCCGTAGTTGGTCAGGTTGCGCACCTTGCCGGTGACGACGGTGTTCGGCGGATACTTCTCGGCCACGCGCGTCCACGGATTGGTCTCGGTCTGCTTCACGCCGAGGCTGATTTCCTGCTTGTTCTTGTTGATATCGAGGACGACGACCTCGATCTCCTGGCCGACCGTGAGCATCTCGCTCGGGTGGCTGATGCGACGTGTCCAGGACATCTCGGAGATGTGGACAAGGCCTTCGATGCCGCCTTCGAGCTTGATGAACGCGCCGTAGTTGGTGATGTTCACCACCGCGCCCTTCACGCGGCTTCCGACCGGGTACTTCGCTTCGACCTCGTCCCAGGGATTGACCTGCGTCTGTTTGAGGCCGAGGGCGATTTTCTCCTTCTCTCGGTCGATCGAGAGGACCTTCACCTTCACCTTCTCGTCGATCTTGAGCAATTCGCTCGGATGGCCGACGCGATCCCAGCTCATGTCGGTGATGTGCAACAGGCCGTCGATGCCGCCAAGGTCGATGAAGGCGCCGAACTCGGCGATGTTCTTGACCGTGCCCTCGCGGATCTGGCCCACTTCGATGTCGCCCATCAACTTGCTCTTCGACTCGGCGCGCTCTGCTTCGATCAGCTTGCGCCGCGACACGACGATGTTCCGCCGGTCGGTGTCGATCTTGAGCACGACGGCTTCGATCGTCTTGCCGAGGAAATCGCCGACATCCCCCGGTCGGCGCGTGTCGATCTGACTCGCCGGCAGGAACACCGGCACGCCGATGTCCACCAGCAGGCCGCCCTTGATCTTGCGGACGCACTTGCCGCTGACCCTGTCGCCTTCCTTGCAATTCTGAAGGATTCGCTCCCAGCCGCGGATGCGATCGGCCTTGCGCTTGGAGAGCAGCACGACGCCGGTGTCGCCTTCCATCTGCTCGAGCAGCACCTCGATCTCGTCGCCCACGTCGAACTCGGATGGGTCTTCCCATTCGTTGAGTGGAACGTAGCCTTCACTCTTGAGGCCCACATCGACCACGACCTCGTTGCCGCTGATGCCGACGATCTTCCCTTTGAGGATCGATTCGGCTTTGCATTCGGAAATGACCGTGCCCAGGGCCGCGTCGATCGCGCCCGTGCTGGCGTCGGCGCCGAAGGCCGCCTTGAGTTGCTGGTTGATCTCGTCGTCCGAAACGTCGATCCGGGCGAGCATGTCGTTGTCGATGATGTGCGTCATGTTGGGAGACTCTCTGATTGCAATCTTCCCGGCTGACCT includes these proteins:
- the rluA gene encoding Ribosomal large subunit pseudouridine synthase A encodes the protein MSYSVYANHRVPFDVLHEDAALLAVNKPAGVVTQPGKGHERDSLLNGLFTRYGNALQNLGEDRGWGLLHRLDRDTSGLVLVALRIRSYEHLLDQFKRRLVKKTYYAIVSGVPRTRQGVVQLPIAEVVGTRKRAVARRDGKQAITAYRVLDSQPQASLIEAMPKTGRLHQIRLHMAELGHPVLGDEMYGLSRSKASAAPQMRLCLHAAGLSFIHPEEGRRMNVACAVPGDFLAQCKRLGLTFPQT
- the rpoS gene encoding RNA polymerase sigma factor RpoS, translating into MSGPRTGSIWEAAVIPIEPGLHQYLKQINDSPLLTADEEKQFARAIARGMAASAKFARGELALTEKDKLEAEGNAARERMIRSNLRLVVNIAKGYSNRGMPLADLIEEGNLGLMRAVEGFDPDMGSRFSTYASWWIKQAIKRALINAVQPVHIPAYMVELIARWKQAHTELNESLGRTPTMQEIAERLELPERKVKIIKRALKAYAAPTQSASSDGGLLLSEMLPDEKTAEPGEELFDESEIQKLQDLVASLDNDREATILKLRYGLDDTEPMTLKDIGAKIGLTRERVRQIEAEALKKLHKILSESR
- the rpsA_2 gene encoding 30S ribosomal protein S1, producing MTHIIDNDMLARIDVSDDEINQQLKAAFGADASTGAIDAALGTVISECKAESILKGKIVGISGNEVVVDVGLKSEGYVPLNEWEDPSEFDVGDEIEVLLEQMEGDTGVVLLSKRKADRIRGWERILQNCKEGDRVSGKCVRKIKGGLLVDIGVPVFLPASQIDTRRPGDVGDFLGKTIEAVVLKIDTDRRNIVVSRRKLIEAERAESKSKLMGDIEVGQIREGTVKNIAEFGAFIDLGGIDGLLHITDMSWDRVGHPSELLKIDEKVKVKVLSIDREKEKIALGLKQTQVNPWDEVEAKYPVGSRVKGAVVNITNYGAFIKLEGGIEGLVHISEMSWTRRISHPSEMLTVGQEIEVVVLDINKNKQEISLGVKQTETNPWTRVAEKYPPNTVVTGKVRNLTNYGAFIEIEEGIDGLLHVSDMSWTKKVSHPSEMLKKGDDIKCVVISVDQEKQRIALGLKQLTEDPWLHAVPDRYVPGMIVKGKVTKITNFGVFVELEQDLEGLLHVSELTDHRIDDPHQEVEIGQEIEVKILRVDTQDRKIGLSKKRADWASDGGTEEGKPGGAPKQRRGGLHGSTGEETTGIIDGTAFLSDAQKSGDSSDEKAE